The following proteins come from a genomic window of Legionella cherrii:
- a CDS encoding GtrA family protein, with the protein MIHYFRSKQFIVFLIAGAISLAVNFCSRILYNYTFSFSTSILLAYITGMVAGFTLGKFFVFTNSKQTFTRSIIFFILVNLIGMIQTLFISLLLVDYVLPDLGIQSFTREIAHLFGLVFPTFTSYLGHKFFTFRENN; encoded by the coding sequence GTGATTCATTATTTTAGATCAAAACAATTTATTGTTTTTTTAATAGCAGGAGCCATATCACTCGCAGTAAATTTCTGTAGTAGAATTCTCTATAACTATACCTTCAGTTTTTCAACATCAATTCTCCTGGCTTATATTACAGGGATGGTTGCAGGCTTTACTCTTGGAAAATTTTTTGTATTTACGAACAGCAAACAGACTTTTACACGCTCCATTATTTTTTTTATTTTAGTTAATTTAATTGGGATGATACAAACTTTGTTTATTAGTTTATTGCTCGTTGATTATGTTTTACCTGATCTGGGTATTCAGTCATTCACTCGAGAAATAGCGCACTTATTTGGTCTAGTCTTCCCTACGTTTACTAGTTATCTAGGGCATAAATTTTTCACTTTTCGAGAAAACAACTAA
- a CDS encoding DUF4349 domain-containing protein has product MKKIILYFLAFIGTLSLLLFVSEWFGRAGTTMYGGSPEPMQAVVGTPSAPIAMMRNKTPSNSNQASENVMRGMIIRNADISLQVNNINSTMEKITQLAENSGGYVVSSNLTQDNNVTGTTSANISIRVPAQGLNNALSTLKSLATQVVQESVTGEDITQHFVDLQSQLSNLQTAKEQLSKIMANATKTSDVLSVFKQLNEIQGQIDVLQGQIKYYKESVAYSLININLSMNPIIQTTEQKQWKITEAFIDSYHALVDQLRHFTYGLIEFFVYFLPLLLLWAFIFLIVFWIGKKIWGGFNKK; this is encoded by the coding sequence ATGAAGAAAATCATCCTTTATTTTTTAGCATTTATTGGCACACTGTCTCTATTATTATTTGTTTCCGAATGGTTTGGTAGAGCTGGCACTACAATGTATGGAGGAAGTCCTGAACCCATGCAAGCCGTAGTTGGGACTCCGAGCGCCCCCATAGCAATGATGCGTAATAAAACCCCATCTAATAGCAACCAAGCATCAGAAAATGTGATGCGGGGTATGATTATTCGCAATGCGGATATTTCCTTGCAAGTCAATAACATTAATTCGACCATGGAAAAAATCACTCAATTAGCAGAGAACTCCGGTGGCTACGTCGTTAGCTCGAATTTAACTCAAGATAACAATGTCACAGGAACTACCTCTGCAAATATCAGTATAAGAGTACCTGCTCAAGGCTTGAATAATGCTTTAAGTACCTTGAAATCACTTGCAACCCAAGTCGTTCAAGAATCAGTCACAGGCGAAGACATCACGCAACACTTTGTCGATTTACAAAGTCAACTGAGTAACCTGCAAACCGCCAAAGAGCAATTATCAAAAATTATGGCCAACGCAACAAAAACATCGGATGTTCTTAGCGTGTTCAAACAATTAAACGAGATCCAAGGACAAATCGATGTGCTCCAAGGACAGATTAAATATTACAAAGAATCTGTGGCTTATTCATTGATAAATATTAACTTGAGCATGAATCCAATAATTCAAACAACAGAGCAAAAGCAATGGAAAATTACAGAAGCATTCATTGACTCCTATCATGCTTTAGTCGATCAGTTACGTCATTTTACCTACGGTTTAATTGAGTTTTTTGTCTATTTTTTACCCTTGCTTTTATTATGGGCTTTTATCTTCTTGATCGTTTTTTGGATAGGAAAGAAAATTTGGGGCGGATTTAACAAAAAATAA
- a CDS encoding proline--tRNA ligase, with the protein MRASQWFLVTLKETPSDAEIVSHKLMLRTGMIRKLGSGLYTWMPLGLKVLRKVEQIVREEMNRIHSMELLMPAVQPAELWQETGRWETFGGQLLTMEDSNGREYCFGPTHEEVITDIMRNELQSYKQLPASFYQIQTKFRDEIRPRFGVMRAREFIMKDAYSFHLNLESLQATYKDMYQAYCRIFDRMGLKYRAVEADTGAIGGSASHEFQVLADSGEDLIFYSDKGDYAANIEQATSLRPEKATPTTQKMILVDTPNQKTIAEVAQFMGVASNQTVKTLIVKGREHPMVALVLRGDDELNEVKATKHPLVHSPLQFIDEETVLKTLKAPIGSLGPINLSIPVIADHHALAMDSFICGANQADKHYQYAAWDKDISEYLDYDLRNVKEGDISPDGKGTLLSCRGIEVGHVFQLGDKYAKAMNAQVVNEQGQLETMLMGCYGLGITRVVAAAIEQHHDEQGIIWPQNIAPFQVVIIPLNGHRSQSVKMQADALYERLRELGVDVLIDDRNERAGVLFADHDLIGIPHRIIVSERNMEQNCVEYKNRATGEMQQLSLDRAIDAIVKLVAK; encoded by the coding sequence ATGCGTGCATCTCAATGGTTTTTAGTAACTCTGAAAGAAACTCCAAGCGATGCGGAAATCGTTTCCCATAAACTGATGCTGCGAACAGGAATGATTCGTAAGCTGGGCTCAGGCCTCTATACCTGGATGCCATTGGGTTTAAAGGTATTACGTAAAGTAGAGCAAATAGTTCGCGAAGAAATGAACCGCATCCATTCTATGGAATTACTGATGCCGGCAGTACAACCTGCTGAACTGTGGCAAGAAACAGGACGTTGGGAAACCTTTGGCGGACAGCTCCTCACCATGGAAGATTCCAATGGCAGGGAGTACTGCTTTGGCCCTACCCATGAAGAAGTAATTACTGACATCATGCGTAATGAATTACAATCCTACAAACAATTGCCTGCAAGTTTTTATCAAATTCAGACTAAATTCCGCGATGAAATCAGACCGCGTTTTGGTGTGATGCGTGCACGTGAATTTATCATGAAAGATGCTTATTCATTCCATTTAAATTTGGAAAGTCTGCAAGCCACCTACAAAGATATGTATCAAGCCTATTGCCGTATCTTTGATCGCATGGGGCTTAAATATCGTGCTGTTGAAGCCGATACAGGCGCTATTGGTGGTTCTGCATCTCATGAATTCCAGGTACTCGCTGATTCTGGCGAAGATTTAATTTTCTACAGTGATAAAGGGGATTATGCAGCTAATATTGAACAAGCGACCAGCTTAAGGCCGGAGAAAGCTACCCCTACTACACAAAAAATGATTCTAGTAGATACCCCCAATCAAAAAACCATAGCAGAAGTAGCACAATTCATGGGTGTAGCAAGCAATCAAACCGTCAAGACTTTGATTGTAAAAGGAAGAGAACATCCTATGGTGGCTTTGGTTTTAAGAGGCGATGATGAACTGAACGAAGTCAAGGCAACAAAACATCCTCTAGTCCATTCTCCACTACAATTTATAGATGAAGAAACCGTCTTAAAAACTTTGAAAGCACCTATTGGGTCACTCGGACCAATCAATTTATCGATTCCTGTAATCGCAGATCATCATGCATTGGCTATGGATTCTTTTATCTGTGGCGCCAATCAAGCAGACAAGCATTATCAATATGCTGCCTGGGATAAAGACATTAGTGAATATCTTGATTATGACTTACGTAACGTAAAAGAAGGTGACATTAGTCCAGATGGTAAAGGAACACTTCTCTCGTGCCGTGGTATCGAAGTGGGTCACGTTTTCCAATTAGGTGATAAATATGCCAAAGCCATGAACGCTCAAGTAGTTAATGAGCAAGGCCAATTAGAAACCATGTTGATGGGATGTTATGGTTTAGGTATCACTCGTGTGGTTGCTGCAGCCATTGAACAGCATCATGATGAACAAGGAATTATCTGGCCTCAAAACATCGCTCCATTCCAAGTGGTCATAATTCCTTTGAATGGACACCGATCACAATCAGTCAAAATGCAAGCCGATGCTTTATATGAACGTTTAAGAGAGTTAGGAGTTGATGTATTAATTGATGATCGTAATGAGCGAGCAGGCGTATTGTTTGCAGATCATGATTTAATTGGTATTCCCCATCGGATCATTGTTAGTGAGCGCAACATGGAGCAAAATTGCGTGGAATATAAAAATCGTGCTACCGGCGAAATGCAGCAATTAAGCTTGGATAGAGCAATTGATGCAATAGTTAAATTGGTCGCAAAATAA
- a CDS encoding bifunctional SulP family inorganic anion transporter/carbonic anhydrase, which produces MLANTSVDSRKFRIYMRRYFKFDFVAAIVVFLVAIPLCLGIALASGAPLFSGILSGIIGGVVVGCLSGSHVSVSGPAAGMAAVVVAAIAHIGDFNSFLVALALAGLLQVIIGSLRAGFVADYVPSNVVQGLLCAIGILLIIKQLPLAFTLSADFNELKTHLLETTEEITLSPILALYHHLNSGAMLITVLSLSTLIYFDLTKNKILKEIPAPILVVILGVLLNEFFIWTDSSLVQNSPQLVNIPHTNDFHELLSKLEYPNWSALANPQVYLYAIIIAIVASLETLLNLKAGEKLDKKRLHPSTSRELVAQGVGNLTAGLIGGIPITSVIVRTSINIQAGSTSKISTILHGFFIFFAVMLIPGTLNKIPLSSLAAILIYTGYKLNKPSIYRNIFAQGSDRFIPFIVTVVCIIVFNLLTGILIGLAVSLFYILKSNSQARINILKEIHPTGEINRLVLPQQMTFLNKAALVAELDSIPRESQLIIDARYTQYIDKEISELLKEFKEEQAPNKKIALNMIGFKEHYKIHNYIDFINVTTYDVQSHLSPAEVLNILYEGNQRFLNDNLIHRSNQLDIKHTAKAQHPIAIVLGCIDSRVPVETIFDVSFGDIFCVRVAGNVVNNDVLASIEYACNVVGVKLIIVLGHTRCGAIQSACDGVEKGHITELLDKIKPAIDAENETDTNRHSKNTTFVNNVTDLNVANTIQKIYERSSILHQMIEKNDIAMVGAVYNVQTGKVHYSNYAHELNQLGGKNNEHLASKLNALLKESKIKI; this is translated from the coding sequence ATGCTAGCAAATACATCCGTTGACTCGCGTAAATTTCGAATTTATATGAGGAGATATTTTAAATTTGACTTTGTTGCAGCGATAGTCGTATTTCTTGTAGCCATCCCATTATGCTTGGGTATTGCTTTAGCTTCTGGCGCACCTCTTTTTTCTGGAATTTTAAGTGGAATCATTGGCGGAGTTGTTGTTGGATGTCTAAGTGGATCACATGTCAGTGTCAGCGGACCTGCAGCAGGTATGGCAGCTGTCGTTGTCGCAGCTATTGCTCATATTGGAGACTTCAACTCATTTTTAGTTGCGCTGGCACTTGCAGGTTTACTTCAAGTCATAATTGGAAGTTTAAGAGCAGGATTTGTAGCGGACTATGTCCCTTCTAACGTAGTTCAGGGTCTGCTTTGTGCAATAGGGATTCTTCTAATAATCAAACAATTACCACTCGCATTCACACTTTCTGCAGATTTCAACGAGCTTAAAACCCATTTGTTAGAAACCACTGAGGAAATTACATTAAGTCCTATTCTTGCTTTGTACCATCATCTCAATTCTGGAGCAATGTTGATTACGGTACTCTCATTAAGTACCTTAATTTATTTTGATTTGACGAAAAATAAGATACTGAAAGAGATTCCAGCCCCGATCCTCGTGGTCATTTTGGGTGTATTACTCAATGAATTCTTTATCTGGACTGATTCAAGCCTGGTCCAGAATTCACCTCAGCTCGTCAATATTCCCCACACCAATGACTTCCATGAGTTGTTGAGTAAACTGGAATATCCAAATTGGTCTGCCCTGGCTAATCCGCAAGTCTATCTTTATGCGATCATCATTGCCATTGTTGCGTCGCTTGAGACTTTATTGAACCTTAAAGCGGGAGAGAAACTGGATAAAAAACGTCTCCATCCCTCCACAAGCCGCGAATTGGTGGCTCAAGGGGTTGGCAACCTGACCGCGGGTTTAATTGGTGGAATTCCTATTACTTCAGTGATTGTACGAACATCCATTAATATTCAAGCGGGATCCACAAGCAAAATATCTACTATTTTGCATGGATTTTTCATTTTCTTTGCAGTGATGTTAATCCCAGGCACTTTAAATAAAATACCCTTATCCTCACTCGCCGCCATTCTGATCTATACCGGTTATAAACTGAATAAACCGTCCATTTACCGTAACATTTTTGCTCAAGGTAGCGATCGTTTCATTCCATTCATTGTCACCGTGGTCTGTATTATTGTCTTTAACTTATTGACAGGGATATTAATTGGATTAGCAGTCAGCTTATTCTATATTTTAAAATCAAATAGCCAGGCGCGGATAAATATCCTGAAGGAAATCCACCCCACAGGAGAAATTAACCGCTTGGTGCTCCCCCAACAAATGACTTTTCTTAATAAAGCTGCCTTGGTTGCTGAACTTGATTCGATCCCCAGAGAATCACAATTAATTATTGATGCACGTTACACTCAGTACATTGATAAAGAAATTTCAGAGCTTTTAAAAGAGTTTAAGGAAGAACAAGCTCCCAATAAAAAAATTGCTTTGAATATGATTGGATTTAAAGAGCATTACAAGATCCATAATTACATTGATTTTATCAACGTCACTACATACGATGTGCAATCGCACCTATCTCCAGCAGAAGTATTAAATATTCTGTATGAAGGAAATCAACGTTTCCTCAATGACAACTTAATTCACCGTTCAAACCAACTGGATATTAAACATACAGCCAAAGCACAGCATCCCATTGCGATTGTTCTTGGTTGCATTGATTCCAGGGTACCTGTTGAAACCATTTTTGATGTGAGTTTTGGTGATATTTTCTGCGTGCGTGTTGCTGGGAATGTAGTAAACAATGATGTTCTGGCGAGTATTGAGTATGCGTGTAATGTCGTAGGCGTCAAACTGATTATCGTTCTTGGCCACACACGGTGTGGCGCCATTCAATCAGCATGTGACGGGGTTGAAAAAGGGCACATTACCGAATTGCTCGATAAAATCAAGCCCGCAATCGATGCCGAGAATGAAACTGATACCAATCGACACAGTAAGAATACTACCTTCGTGAACAATGTCACTGATTTGAACGTTGCCAATACCATTCAAAAAATTTATGAGCGGAGTTCGATTTTGCATCAGATGATAGAGAAAAATGACATTGCGATGGTTGGTGCCGTTTATAATGTTCAAACAGGCAAAGTGCATTATAGTAATTACGCGCATGAATTAAACCAGCTTGGTGGAAAAAACAATGAGCATTTAGCCTCTAAATTAAATGCGCTATTAAAAGAATCTAAAATCAAAATATAA
- the ttcA gene encoding tRNA 2-thiocytidine(32) synthetase TtcA: protein MSNPSQVEKKLLHYTGKAIADFNMIQRGDRVMVCLSGGKDSFTLLTILDQLRRRSGNKFELFSFTLDQAQPGWNDSALRQWLADRSIPHEILTRDTYSIVKEKIPEGKTYCSLCSRLRRGIIYRYAEENGFNKIALGHHRDDLVRTLMMSILYNGDIRSMPPKLLSDNKKHIVIRPLCYVQEKDIITFAQEQSYPIIPCTLCGSQENLMRKKVTHLINQLAEENPKVPSNILHALQSIKPSQLMDQSMWNFRDLEDGLITNQVTNTDEIFSTEEFDLVEE from the coding sequence ATGTCCAATCCTTCTCAAGTTGAAAAAAAATTATTGCATTATACTGGCAAAGCCATTGCAGATTTTAATATGATCCAGCGTGGAGATCGTGTGATGGTCTGTTTATCAGGTGGTAAGGACTCTTTCACACTGTTAACGATCCTGGATCAATTACGCCGACGATCCGGTAATAAATTTGAACTCTTTTCGTTTACCCTGGATCAGGCTCAACCAGGATGGAATGATTCCGCATTACGCCAGTGGCTTGCCGATCGATCTATTCCTCATGAAATACTGACTCGCGATACCTACAGCATTGTGAAAGAGAAAATTCCTGAGGGTAAAACCTACTGCTCTTTATGCTCACGCTTACGACGGGGTATTATTTATCGCTATGCAGAGGAAAATGGCTTTAACAAAATCGCCCTGGGCCATCATCGTGATGATTTGGTGCGAACCCTAATGATGTCGATTTTATACAATGGTGATATTCGATCAATGCCACCTAAGTTACTTAGCGATAATAAAAAGCATATAGTCATCCGACCCTTATGCTATGTTCAAGAAAAAGACATTATTACTTTTGCACAGGAGCAATCCTATCCCATTATCCCCTGCACTCTTTGTGGGTCACAAGAAAATTTAATGCGCAAAAAAGTTACGCATTTAATTAATCAGCTTGCAGAGGAAAATCCCAAGGTCCCAAGCAATATTCTGCATGCACTGCAAAGTATTAAACCCAGCCAGCTTATGGATCAAAGTATGTGGAATTTTAGAGATCTTGAGGATGGCTTAATAACCAATCAAGTAACCAATACCGACGAAATCTTTAGTACCGAAGAATTCGACCTCGTTGAAGAGTAA
- a CDS encoding TolC family outer membrane protein, protein MKKLLFGYLMTLGLSSHVFAATDLMDIYHQALENDPIFKNAYDTYMASAEALPQARAALLPQVGITAQATRNVFHVNDGLFTIADNTYNSRTWQVSASQAIFNYQAWARVQQAKASVKAAQAVFNDAAQDLILRTAKAYFDVLFAQDTLNFAEAKKRANMRQYEQAKQRFEVGLDPITSVYEAKAAYDQSVATVIASRNNQINQSENLRKLTNHVYEVIAPLRDGKIPLIKPEPNVVDQWIDTGLKQNYKLLSAKYNLEVARENMKALSAGNWPTISLQGNTVETTNEVNSSNPLLPANQKLSTVGVALNFPVFQGGLVRSQTRQAQHSFQASSERVEQSYRDVVVNSRIAFNTITDGISKVKADRQTVISQQNSLESTEAQFEVGTRTMVDVVNAQQRLFEAQNQLANDQYSLINAVLTLKYLAGTLNANDLELINSWLETTRVNGLLPAENKTTK, encoded by the coding sequence ATGAAAAAATTGCTGTTCGGCTATCTCATGACTTTAGGTCTGTCATCGCACGTCTTTGCTGCCACAGACCTAATGGATATCTATCATCAAGCCCTCGAAAATGATCCTATTTTCAAGAATGCGTATGATACATACATGGCTAGCGCAGAAGCTCTTCCTCAAGCCCGTGCTGCATTACTTCCTCAAGTTGGTATTACAGCCCAAGCAACGCGAAACGTTTTTCATGTAAACGATGGTCTTTTTACCATTGCAGATAACACTTATAACTCGAGGACGTGGCAAGTTTCTGCATCTCAGGCTATTTTTAACTATCAGGCCTGGGCAAGGGTACAACAAGCAAAGGCATCCGTAAAAGCAGCACAGGCTGTTTTCAATGATGCAGCTCAGGATTTAATTCTTAGAACAGCCAAAGCGTATTTTGATGTACTGTTTGCTCAAGATACTTTAAATTTCGCTGAAGCAAAAAAGCGCGCTAACATGCGCCAGTATGAGCAAGCAAAACAACGCTTTGAAGTAGGTCTTGATCCAATCACTTCTGTTTATGAAGCAAAAGCAGCCTATGATCAATCGGTTGCAACAGTGATTGCATCGCGAAACAACCAAATCAATCAAAGCGAAAATTTAAGAAAACTGACCAATCATGTTTATGAAGTCATAGCTCCTCTACGTGATGGTAAAATTCCGTTAATCAAGCCAGAGCCTAATGTTGTTGATCAGTGGATAGATACCGGTCTTAAGCAAAACTACAAGTTGCTGTCTGCAAAATACAATCTTGAAGTGGCTCGTGAAAATATGAAAGCGCTTTCTGCAGGGAATTGGCCTACGATTTCGCTTCAAGGTAACACCGTAGAGACAACAAACGAAGTAAACTCATCGAATCCTTTATTGCCCGCAAACCAAAAATTATCGACTGTCGGCGTGGCTTTAAACTTCCCTGTATTCCAAGGTGGATTAGTACGTTCGCAAACACGACAAGCACAGCATAGTTTTCAGGCTTCCAGTGAACGGGTGGAGCAATCCTATAGGGACGTAGTCGTAAATAGCCGCATCGCATTTAATACCATTACTGATGGAATTAGCAAAGTAAAAGCGGACAGACAAACCGTAATTTCGCAACAAAACTCGTTGGAAAGTACGGAAGCCCAATTTGAGGTAGGGACACGCACCATGGTGGATGTGGTGAATGCCCAACAGCGTTTGTTTGAAGCCCAGAATCAACTGGCTAATGACCAATACAGTTTGATTAATGCGGTTTTAACATTAAAATACTTGGCCGGAACATTGAACGCAAACGATCTCGAATTAATCAATTCATGGTTAGAAACAACCAGGGTCAACGGATTGCTCCCGGCTGAAAACAAAACCACTAAATAA
- a CDS encoding protein-L-isoaspartate O-methyltransferase family protein, whose translation MSYQSARINMVKQQLRTGDVLNESILNLYELVARHEFVPEQFVNFAYSDMQIPLHHGQRMLTPLEEGQILQALDLQGHETVLEIGTGSGFFTALLSKLCKKVISVDYYADFTAHAAHQLKKHHCNNVELITGDASQGWLESAPYDVVIFTGAVEKINETQRLQILPGGKLFAIEGKSPVMQGRLYELDHEEHWHDRIIFETNIPLLIDKSKPKEFVF comes from the coding sequence ATGAGTTATCAAAGCGCACGCATTAATATGGTCAAGCAACAACTTCGAACTGGCGATGTTTTAAACGAATCCATACTCAATTTGTATGAACTGGTGGCCAGACATGAATTCGTTCCTGAACAATTTGTAAATTTTGCTTATTCAGATATGCAAATACCGCTTCATCATGGTCAACGCATGCTGACTCCTTTGGAAGAAGGACAAATTCTGCAAGCACTTGATTTACAAGGTCATGAGACAGTATTGGAAATAGGTACTGGCAGCGGATTTTTCACCGCATTGTTAAGTAAGTTGTGTAAAAAAGTAATCAGCGTGGATTATTATGCTGATTTTACCGCCCATGCAGCCCATCAATTAAAAAAACATCACTGCAACAATGTGGAATTAATCACGGGGGATGCCAGCCAAGGCTGGTTAGAAAGTGCTCCTTATGATGTGGTTATATTTACTGGCGCAGTAGAAAAAATCAATGAGACCCAAAGATTGCAAATTCTTCCTGGAGGCAAGTTATTTGCTATTGAAGGAAAATCTCCTGTAATGCAGGGTCGTCTCTATGAATTGGATCATGAGGAGCATTGGCATGACCGAATCATTTTTGAAACCAATATTCCTCTCCTGATTGATAAATCAAAGCCCAAAGAATTTGTATTTTAG
- a CDS encoding glycine C-acetyltransferase, with amino-acid sequence MLEQFTEYLQTEIETLKKEGLYKSERVISSQQQAAVTVNHKEVINLCANNYLGLANDPQLIAEGQKALAQYGYGMASVRFICGTQTPHKQLEQKISQFLSKEDTILYSSCFDANTGLFETLLGEEDAIISDALNHASIIDGVRLCKAARYRYANNDMKALEEQLIAAKNARFRLIATDGVFSMDGILANLPAICELADKYDAMVMVDDSHAVGFMGETGRGTPEHFGVSDRIDIITGTLGKALGGASGGYTAANQTIVEWLRQRSRPYLFSNTLAPVIAHTSCVVLDNLMKNNHWAEKLKRNSRYFREGMTQLGFNLIPGEHPIIPVMLGDASLAGRMANRLLELGIYVVGFSYPVVPKGLARIRTQMSAAHELQHLDKAIEAFETVGKEFSVI; translated from the coding sequence GTGCTTGAGCAATTTACTGAATATTTGCAAACTGAAATAGAGACACTTAAGAAAGAAGGCTTATATAAAAGCGAACGTGTTATTTCCAGTCAGCAACAAGCTGCTGTCACAGTAAATCATAAAGAAGTCATTAATCTTTGTGCAAATAATTACTTAGGCTTGGCTAATGATCCCCAACTGATTGCTGAAGGGCAAAAAGCATTGGCTCAATATGGCTATGGTATGGCTTCAGTCCGTTTTATTTGTGGTACACAAACGCCTCATAAACAACTTGAGCAAAAAATCAGTCAATTTTTAAGCAAAGAAGATACTATATTATATTCTTCATGTTTTGATGCAAATACCGGTCTTTTTGAAACTTTATTAGGTGAAGAAGATGCGATTATCAGTGATGCATTAAATCATGCCAGTATTATTGATGGGGTGCGGCTATGTAAGGCTGCGCGTTATCGATATGCGAATAACGACATGAAGGCTTTGGAAGAGCAATTGATTGCTGCTAAAAATGCTCGATTTCGTTTAATCGCTACAGACGGTGTTTTTTCGATGGATGGAATTTTGGCCAATCTTCCAGCAATTTGCGAATTAGCCGATAAATATGATGCCATGGTTATGGTAGACGATTCCCATGCTGTCGGTTTTATGGGAGAAACGGGACGTGGAACTCCTGAGCATTTTGGAGTAAGTGACCGCATTGATATAATTACCGGTACTCTAGGCAAGGCGCTAGGGGGGGCATCAGGTGGTTATACCGCAGCAAATCAGACCATCGTTGAATGGTTGCGTCAACGTTCCAGACCCTATTTATTCTCAAATACTTTGGCCCCAGTGATTGCGCATACTTCCTGTGTTGTTCTCGACAATTTAATGAAAAATAATCATTGGGCTGAAAAATTAAAGCGTAATAGCCGTTATTTCCGTGAAGGTATGACCCAGCTAGGATTTAATCTAATCCCTGGGGAACATCCAATTATTCCTGTTATGTTAGGGGATGCGAGCCTGGCAGGACGCATGGCAAACCGTTTGCTCGAGCTCGGTATCTATGTGGTAGGTTTTTCTTACCCTGTAGTTCCTAAAGGTTTAGCTCGAATTCGTACTCAAATGTCCGCAGCACATGAACTACAGCATTTGGATAAAGCCATTGAGGCATTCGAAACGGTAGGTAAGGAGTTTTCTGTTATTTAA
- the tdh gene encoding L-threonine 3-dehydrogenase: MKSLVKAKKEPGIWMEEVAIPEYGVNDVLIKVKKTAICGTDIHIYNWDEWAQATIPVPMTVGHEFYGEIVAVGQEVKGLHVGQRVSGEGHLTCGFCRNCRAGKRHLCRNTLGVGVNRPGCFAEYLSIPATNVIVLPDNITGEQASILDPFGNATHCALAFDVVGEDVLITGAGPIGIMAAAIVKHIGARHVVITDVNDYRLDLARKMGGIRAVNVKYEKLSDVTAELGMLEGFDVGLEMSGNPMALNDMMKAMNHGGHVALLGIPPQETAIDWNQVIFKGLVIKGIYGREMFETWYKMIAMLQSGLDISPVITHRFPVDDYQHAFQIMASGQSGKVILEW, encoded by the coding sequence ATGAAATCATTAGTCAAAGCGAAAAAGGAACCTGGCATCTGGATGGAAGAGGTCGCTATACCTGAATATGGCGTCAATGATGTATTAATTAAAGTTAAAAAAACAGCAATTTGTGGTACGGACATACATATTTACAACTGGGATGAATGGGCACAAGCGACTATCCCTGTACCCATGACCGTGGGGCATGAGTTTTATGGTGAAATTGTTGCGGTAGGCCAAGAGGTGAAGGGACTTCATGTAGGCCAACGAGTTTCGGGTGAAGGACATTTGACCTGTGGTTTTTGCCGAAATTGCCGCGCAGGCAAACGCCATCTTTGCCGTAATACTTTGGGCGTGGGCGTCAATAGGCCTGGATGTTTTGCAGAATATTTATCCATACCTGCCACCAACGTCATTGTTCTTCCGGATAATATTACTGGAGAGCAGGCTTCAATTCTGGATCCCTTTGGTAATGCAACGCACTGTGCCTTGGCTTTTGATGTAGTCGGAGAAGATGTATTGATTACTGGGGCTGGACCTATTGGTATTATGGCTGCCGCTATAGTCAAGCATATAGGTGCACGTCATGTCGTTATTACTGACGTCAATGATTACCGCTTGGATTTAGCTCGTAAAATGGGAGGCATTCGTGCGGTAAATGTTAAGTATGAAAAACTGTCCGATGTCACTGCAGAACTAGGAATGCTCGAAGGTTTTGACGTGGGTTTGGAAATGTCAGGAAATCCCATGGCTCTAAATGACATGATGAAGGCAATGAATCATGGTGGGCATGTAGCTTTGTTAGGTATTCCTCCTCAAGAAACAGCGATTGATTGGAATCAGGTTATTTTTAAAGGGTTAGTGATCAAGGGTATTTATGGTCGTGAAATGTTTGAAACATGGTATAAAATGATTGCCATGTTACAAAGTGGATTGGATATTTCACCGGTGATAACACACCGTTTTCCAGTTGATGACTACCAACATGCATTTCAAATTATGGCATCAGGTCAATCAGGCAAAGTCATTCTTGAATGGTAG